ctacataaaaacaaaacaattattgcCCTGccataaacatattttgttaaattaggCTTGACAGGGACAATCATCTCTCTGATGTAGTTAATTTCTGAGCgaaactatatttttttaacaagccCTGGTAACACCTTTACTCAAGAAACCAACAATCGACCCCTTAGTGGTCAACAATTACAGAACAATCTCACACCTGCCTTCCCAAGGCCCTCAAAAGGGTATTATTTAACCAATTCTCTCATAGCACAACCTTTTGGACATTCAACAACCCGAATTCAAGAAAGGACATTCTACGTAGACCGCTCACCTGTCTGTCGTCGAAAACCTATGTCATCTGTCGTTATTCTGCTTGATCTGCATTTGACACTGTGAACCACCAGATCCTGTCGACTCTCCAAACTGGGCATCTCTAGAACTAATTTGACTCTTATCTCACAGGCAGATCTTTTAAGACAGGTGTCTCCAACCTTTTAGTAAGCAAGGGCTACCTGAAGTGATAAAATGGGCTACTTGTTGgaaataatgagaaaatacATTCAAACTTTAAACTCTGTGATGTGTAATGTGGTGCATTACCATCTACCAACTGGTAAACTTTGTTTAGCAGCCCTGTCGCCATTGATTATTAAAATTTTCCACTCTTCACGTTTCTGGTCCTCATCtctttttttaagatttgtttttggCATTTTGCTTTTAACTGTACAGCTTAGTGTTAGAGAGGAATGGAGCGAAACTATACTTAATTGTATAGTTAAGGTTCTACAAAAGGctttgcaaaaatataaatgagcTTCTTAAACAACCATGTTTCTCATATCTATTGTctataattaaattaatctgataacacaaaataatatagtatagtatattaagtatttttaatgtaatcaCAATTTACTTTTTGCTAGGTGCCCCCATGGAACTCTGAAAAAGGTTTTTGTAACAGTTCATCAAGTAGAAATGGGCtgtaaaaaagggaaaaaatgtcagtaaccctTCATCTCCACCTGGCGGCCAAACGTAACACGCGCGTTTAAAGAGACCGCGCGTGTCAAAACAACAACTATTTTCTCATTGGCCTGCGATGGGCACGTGACTCCACAGCTGATTTCCGTGGATGGCGTGTTTTCGTAGGATCCGATGTACGTTCTCACCCCTCCGATGCATGAATGCACTTTTCGTCGCGCTCGAACCAGCCGTGGTACACTGACACACTGCTTCCCCTGTTAGCAGACGCACACGTCATGGCCCAGGCTACACAGATGAACGTCCTCGACATTACAACGCCCCTCAGAGTGGAGCACGACAAGAAAAGACGACAATTCAGCATCAGACTGAACGGTAAGCAATGCGTCAGATAATGAGATGGTGGTCGCGGGAGGGGGAGACAAACCCAACCAACGAACGACCGCCTTCTAAATGTGtctattgtgtttatttgcGTCGATGGAAATGATACACTGTTGCCATGTATTGGGAATTATCTCGTTATTCACGTAGATATTGTAACGTGTTATGAAAACAGTGTTTCTTGCATCTCCCACCAGCTCTCTCTTGAGCTTCCAGTGTTGAAGTAACTAACGTTAACCCTTTACCCTTTGATGTTAACATGCTCTTCATAAGTAGGCTGTGCTGcgattttactttttattgttgtgCACGAAGACGCAATGTTTGCATTCACATCCACAGTTTGaacatttaagtttttatttgtttattttttcctagATGATTCAGAAACTAAGTTGCTAGCCTGCTCGCTAGCCATCCTTTCCAAGCATCGTTTTACTTCCTGTTCCACTACAGTCGTAGATTTGTatctaaagaaaacaaagtcGATACTTTTAATGTTAGTCAAAAACATTCCTATTTCCATGTCGAGATGAGCAGATGTTTAGTATTTTTGGGAAGTCCATTTTTTTTGAGGGTGACATTCTAATGTCAATTATATTTGGTCTGAAGGTTCCCATGACAAGGCTGTGCTGCTCTATGAATA
This region of Triplophysa dalaica isolate WHDGS20190420 chromosome 7, ASM1584641v1, whole genome shotgun sequence genomic DNA includes:
- the natd1 gene encoding protein NATD1; protein product: MHFSSRSNQPWYTDTLLPLLADAHVMAQATQMNVLDITTPLRVEHDKKRRQFSIRLNGSHDKAVLLYEYVGKKTVDLQHTEVPEAYRGREIAKHLAKAAMDFVVEEDLKAHLTCWYIQKFVKENPHPHYLEHVLH